One window of Mauremys mutica isolate MM-2020 ecotype Southern chromosome 20, ASM2049712v1, whole genome shotgun sequence genomic DNA carries:
- the LOC123354024 gene encoding vesicle-associated membrane protein 3-like, with the protein MRQPAVIDIMRVNVDKVLERDPMLSELDDALRAEFETNATKLKKKYWWKNCKIWAVLIAFVRIIIIITITVWSVSS; encoded by the exons atgcggcagcctgct GTGATTGACATCATGAGGGTGAATGTGGACAAGGTTTTGGAACGAGATCCAATGCTGTCAGAGTTGGATGATGCACTGCGGGCGGAATTTGAGACCAATGCTACCAAGCTGAAAAAAAAGTATTGGTGGAAGAACTGTAAG ATATGGGCAGTGTTGATAGCATTTGTtcgcatcatcatcatcatcaccatcactG TCTGGAGTGTATCCTCATGA